DNA sequence from the Pomacea canaliculata isolate SZHN2017 linkage group LG7, ASM307304v1, whole genome shotgun sequence genome:
ATGATatcattgtcactgacactgatgACAGTCCATGATGAACTCTTCCTGCAGTGTTCCCAAACCACAAGTCATGCTACAGTTACAAGGCATGGACTACGCGCTGTTTGGCTACAACAGTCTCAAGggatgccctctgacctcaggACGTGACCGGGGCTTTACTCTCCCCATCTTTTCTGGTGAGTTTCACGTGACCCCAGACTTTCGCTATAGCGGTCCACGTGGCGTGGTTCTGTCCCacgatgtgtcatgtgacacgtcGTTTACGTCGAAGGTGGTGGAGACGCCGTACGACCTGACCACGCTGCTGACTGGCACCGCGCGACTCGGTGCTGATAAGTGGGGGCCTCCCTTCTCGGCCAGCCaacactttcacaaactgtCCGAGGAACTGAGAAAACACGTCTTAGTCGTTACGACCGCTGTCTGCAGTTTGTACGACCTGACACTTCTGCTCTCGGAACCGCCATCTTTTCATCCGTCGTTCTTAGACTGGATCGATCAAatcaacaacactgacaacgACGACAAGTACCTTGAGTTCCTTGACACTTACGGCACACACTTCGTGTCAAGGGCCCGCTTTGGGGCTTCCATAACAGTCATCTACAAGATGGACGATAACGTTTATCGGCTTCTAACAgaggatcacgtgacatcagctGCCAGCTACTCTACTTCTGCCCTTTTTGGAAAACCCCACACCTTGAACTCTGATCAGCAAAAAGCAATAGCAGAGTTTCGAAACCACAAGATAACAACGTTTGCTGTCGGTGTTCCTCTACCTCATGGCGGTAACAGCGCCACGTGGTTGACAGCAGCGAAAGATAACCCCTCTGTCATCGACTATGACTTGACCTCTGTGGAGGTTCTCTTTTCAGACACCTTCATGGGTGCCGCAAGTCCTACAGGCGGTTATGGCATTGACCACGACAGGATCAAGAAGAACATCATGGCTGTCAAGACCAAATACTGTCGGAGTTTAAAGAGGAAAGACCTGTTAGTTGACTGTAGAGATACCGGTAGGACACTGCTTTTTACAAAGTTGATTGGTAACACGAAATATGGAGCTGCCGAGTCCGCTGACCAGTGTCTTGAGGAATGTTATCAACTTGCAGGCTGCGTGGCTGTGAGTTTTTGTCCTTTGTGTACGAGGGACAACAGAGGCAGCAAGTGTCAAGTGTTTAGTGCTGGCGACATCCACAGGGCAGTCAACGACCGTCAGTGGCAGACGATCATGTTAGTTGACAAACTGGAGACATTTGTAAAGCTGCACAACACCATGGTTGTTGTCAACTCTCGTTTTCTGTCTGACATCCATCCTGTCACCTCCGTACAGGACTGCTACCCATCTTGTATTCAAGATACCCAGTGTGTGGCCTTTACCTTGACTGACACTTCAGGTTCATTAATTAAATGCACGCGCCACACAGACTCACCTCTGTCCTTGACACAGGGAACAGGTGTCAGCGTGTACATCGTCTCCCCGCTGGTCAAAAGAATTATCACAGGGGGACAGACGAGAGGCCTTGCTCCCTCCTCCATGCTGAACGACTGGTACAAGGCCGCCTGTGTCATCGACGACGAGTGTCGTCAGAAAGAGTCCATGTGCTTTCTAAACAGGTGCCGCTGTCGACCTGGGTTCTTCTTCTCAACTCGTGACTACACGTGCTCTGAGAGTGAGTATTCAACGGTTCGGATAGGTAATACggattttacaaaaaaatctttttataacgCTAACCTAATCTTTCAACAGTTCAATGATTTTAAGTTGAATAAAACCCACCAAATAGTTTCAGAGGCAACAACAAGAGATAATGGTTttcgcagggtgtgtcctacaCAGCCCCATTTGAGATTTTCGATGTCCTGACTCGTAACGGTTTTTCCTATTCGTTTGCACACGCAGCTGTTGCAGATGTTCTCATGCCATAGTTTctccagaatatggcgtaggcatcgtttggtaaaggtctgatgcttgttgttgatggtgtttgtcactctttgGATTTTTGAATCATAAAGGAGGACTGCATTTGCTTTaatgttgaagatgcgggtcttactgttGAAGAATAATGCTCTTaggtttgtttatgttgttgctGATCTCTGATGAGATAGCAGACTAATGTCCTaagcaaagtccaggtcctctagctgtttggtgaaggtccacttgATACCGGCTTGTTGTCTTAGGTTGGTTTACCTAAACTCCAGTTTtctgaccatcaggaagattgttggtgataatattcaaccTTGTCTTTCgccggtcttcattacgaaaggtttagtaagtttgccattgtgaataaATATTCAAGACCAGTCTTTGTACAATATCTAAACTGTCGAACGCCTTCTAAAAGTCgacaaacaatatatatatatatatacaattgcCTTGGATAGAATGTTCCGCCAccaattgttgcactgagagaAGTCTTGTTTCTTCGTTCTCGTGACCAGGTTGTATAGTTTCCATTCTGTTGGTACTGCTATAGATGGGTGtgcttttaatatttctttttgtaaggTGGGAAAGATACAGAATTTAGGTGGCAATCGATATTCTAAATCCTTATTTTCAATTGGCGATACTTGGGTTTGTGTCTCATTTAAAGAAGATAGGAGCTTAACTGTACTGCTTAACATCTCTTTTACAGCATTATGCGAAAAGCCTTCCACCATACTTTCCTTTTATAGATAAATAGAATTAGGATCATTGATACTATCAACAATACCATTATCCATACCATTAACCTTGCTGCAATAAACCAGCTCCACATTGTACACACTTCTTATTCGGCTTCCGGATTGAATGTACAGATTATGATTGAGAATGTAAGATTCGACAATTTTTCAGGAAACTTTCTAAATAATTTGCTCCATATAGTTGggatgtattgtattgtattgtattcaCCATCTTCCCTGTACCGGTACCAGTGATGTCTGTGGTGAGGTCGTCGCAGCTGTAGTCAAAGAACACtataaacaacataaactgtACACACAGTATCAGCAGCATTGTATAGAAGGTCATTAAGTGCTGCtaaacaaatgttaaataattatcAATTAATTAAAGGtttagaagtaaacaaagaGTAAAAAGATTCTTTATATTAAGAATCATACAAAGATGTAAGTGTGTATGAGTACTGCTCACAACATTGTGTAGAAGAAAGCTGAACACTACAGTTGTATTTAAAGAGCGAGTTGTGTGTAAGTAGTAACTGAGAACAATGATGTGTATCAGCATGTAGTCCAGCCCACCTGCACAACACCTTCATGGAGTATCCTGAGAGCGGACTGAGGGGACACAATATGGTGGCACGGGATGGAGTCAGTTTGCAGACGTGCAGCGACCTGTGTGTCAGCATCAGAGGTTGTCTGTCCTTTGACTTCAGAGGTTTGTATGGCTTTGTTTGGTCCTAAGTTTACACAACAGACCGTTTGGATTGTTCCTTGCCTGGTACATTTGATTTATTCTTATATTTGGGCTGAGACAGTGTTATTTATTCTTCCATCACTGGCAGCCACAGGAGGGCGCTGTCTGCTTCATGACGTCACCGCTCGTGACGCTCAGTCAGGATGGTATCCTCACACCAGTACAGggtggacccactaccagagaa
Encoded proteins:
- the LOC112567528 gene encoding uncharacterized protein LOC112567528 codes for the protein MVVNMLTTMILPFILLSLASCLEAFNKGSVPKPQVMLQLQGMDYALFGYNSLKGCPLTSGRDRGFTLPIFSGEFHVTPDFRYSGPRGVVLSHDVSCDTSFTSKVVETPYDLTTLLTGTARLGADKWGPPFSASQHFHKLSEELRKHVLVVTTAVCSLYDLTLLLSEPPSFHPSFLDWIDQINNTDNDDKYLEFLDTYGTHFVSRARFGASITVIYKMDDNVYRLLTEDHVTSAASYSTSALFGKPHTLNSDQQKAIAEFRNHKITTFAVGVPLPHGGNSATWLTAAKDNPSVIDYDLTSVEVLFSDTFMGAASPTGGYGIDHDRIKKNIMAVKTKYCRSLKRKDLLVDCRDTGRTLLFTKLIGNTKYGAAESADQCLEECYQLAGCVAVSFCPLCTRDNRGSKCQVFSAGDIHRAVNDRQWQTIMLVDKLETFVKLHNTMVVVNSRFLSDIHPVTSVQDCYPSCIQDTQCVAFTLTDTSGSLIKCTRHTDSPLSLTQGTGVSVYIVSPLVKRIITGGQTRGLAPSSMLNDWYKAACVIDDECRQKESMCFLNRCRCRPGFFFSTRDYTCSETCSPAHLHNTFMEYPESGLRGHNMVARDGVSLQTCSDLCVSIRGCLSFDFRATGGRCLLHDVTARDAQSGWYPHTSTGWTHYQRSCLQSSASYPGPEWYNAPCKRHVDCPEPNSRCVSGRCLCTDGFVYLETDSSCYPESCRDLQTPGGKSGVYSIELPETREKLRVWCDMDSGNGGWLVFQRRRDGSVDFYRNWTQYEQGFGDITGEFWLGLSRLHTLTKGRPTRLRVDLAEVTGERHYAEYTTFRVDGPETNYTLTVSGYSGDAGDSMAYHNNQSFSTKDNGSCASAYHGAWWYKDCYNSNLNGRYKADGAAVGNGIHWYHAHNDHRSFTFSEMKVQPVRLWRLLRHMVVNMLTTMILPFILLSMASCLEAVNNGSVPKAQVMLQLRETDSSHPAVESCLDLQTTGGKSGVYSIQLPETREKLRVWCDMDSGNGGWLVFQRRRDGSVDFYRNWTQYEQGFGDITGEFWLGLSRLHTLTKGRPTRLRVDLGEVGGHRHYAEYSTFSVDGPETNYRLTVAFYCGNAGDSLHHHNKQSFSTYDRDNDEAYFNCAAALPGAWWYKDCYKSNLNGRYQADPGSHDLGIHWLHAHHDWRSFTFSEMKVQPCVKSPCLLYYQRSHP